In Vibrio stylophorae, the genomic stretch TGCAAACGTACCAGCAATGTTGGCAAGGCGATGGCGCTTTGCACCTGTGATGGATGCGCGCCACTTAGCCATGGCGTTAACACGCCCTGAAGGCCAAACCATTGCGGCTTCATTGCAAGGCCCAATTGCGCTGCTTTCGCCTGCATCAATCCTTGACGCCGCGCATTGAGCGCAAAAACATCCGCGCTAAAATCACGTCTTGCCTGATACCAAACAAAATCGCCTGCGCGACTGCGCAGGCGATAACTTTGGCCACTGGTTCCCGCCGTAAGCGGGGTTACATGGCCACTCAGCCGCAGCTGCTCTGGCCACGTATGCGGCAATTGAACCATCTTGATTTAAAGACCAAAAATCTGGCGAGACGCCGTTTTACGAATTTCAGTTTCATCCGCCCATTCAATGATCCCTGTTTCCAAGTCCATCAAGCGCATGGTCAATTTGTAATACACGTCCTGATTGTCGCCATTTTCTTTGACGATGCTCGACAAGTTGCCATAAAGCATATACTCAGCGCCAACCATGCGACCAAATTGTATCGCTGTGCTCTTATTCACGAGCTGATCGTTATTTTGAAAATCCAGCTGTTTGCGAACCGCTTCTACGCGCTCCATATCAACAAAACGGAATTTACCTGAGCTCAGCAAGCGCGTGCTAATCGAGTCGGTCACCGACTCCGTATCAATATGCTCACTGGTTTTATTGTTGATACTTTCAACAAAGATAATCGGACGCTTACCCGCCGTCAGCTCACCAATCGCAGGCGATGACAACAGGCTATCGGTCATCTCCATGGCCATTTTTTGCAAATCGGTGGAACCAAAAGCGATGGTGGTCGTTTCCACACTTTGCGCATCGCCGTACTGAATTTGCTGGCTACAACCACCGAGTAATGTCGTCGCCGCGACCAAACAGATCAGAGACTTTTTCATCGTTTTTCCTTCTATCAAAATCAGATTATTGCTCTAACGGACGAATATAGATGCGATATTGCGTTGCATCTGCGCGTGGCGCCATCCCTTGAATTGTAATCGTGTCCTGGCCATAGAGCACCACATGACGCCATGGTGAATCCCCCGGCAAAACCTCAAGGTTATTTTCATCATACCAATAGAAGCGGTATTGCAAATTTTGCGTATCGGCACAATCACTCACGATGGTCACTTGCGCTTGTAATAGATCATTCACGCGCACTTTTTTCGCAAAATCCAAATGTAGGGTTTGCGCCAGTTGTGGGTTACTAATCAGCACACTTTGCGCACGACTATCCATGGCCACACCTGTGGTTGTATTCATGCACCCCGTCAGTAGCAGCGCACCAATCAAAACTAAATATCGCATCAAAACTCTCCTAATTGGCCTTGCCAATATTGTAATGATTGCCCTTGTCGAGACAACCAGACCAGCGTGCGCTGTCCCGGTTTTATCTCAACTGAAATAGAATACCCTTGCCAAGCCAGCGTATGCATGCCGGGATCAAGCGCCACCACACTCATGCCGATTTGATCAGGCAAGGTTTGCCAGCTGCGAGTATCTGCTTGATCCGTCAATACGTTAAAGATATTGGCGAGTAAATTACCAACTTCTTCGCCCTCATCACTGGCAACGCGGCGCAGCTGATCTTTGGCATAAATGCGCAGTGCTTGGCGCAGCACAATACCTGGCATCGCCTCACTTAGCTGCTGCACCGCCATTTTGCTCAAACTCACCAAGGGTGATAGCGCTAAGCGATGCTGGTTGAGTAATACTTCGCCTTGAGGCAAAGGTCCTTGCGCATTGGGATAATAGGGTAAGGTCAGCTGATAGATAGCACCATAGCCCTGACTATCATAAATCGCGAGTGGCAGCTGCCATGGATGCGGCGCAGCCACCAAACCTTGCTCATCCAAAACCACCAACTGCCCTTGCGTCGATGACCACCTTGGCGCTTGACCATAACGTTGTTCTAGCAAACGTAAATCATCTTGTCGATGAAGACGCTTAGCCAGCACCATCGCTTGCGCCGCCAGCATTTTATTGTTTGGCGCAACAGCGAGTGCACGCTGCAAGTCAATATAAGCATCATCGAGCTGACCGGCGGCTTGATAAAGCAACGCCGATAAATAAAACACCGCGCCATTTTGTACGGCACTCAGGGATTGGCTGTCAGGATAACGTGCTAGAAGCGCCCCAACATTCATCGACAATCCTTGCTGATTGGCCTCTTTTTGCGCGGCTTGAAGTTCCGCTGCACGCATTCGTTTGGCGTAATCTTGGCGTAAATTTGCGCGGCGCACCTCAACCAATGCACCTTGTAGGTCTCGCGCTTGTAAGTAATGCAACATTAAATAGTAGTGCACCATCACCTGCTCATAATCAGCGGGCTGATAACTGCGCATATTGTCATTGGTCAGCAAAGAGCCCAGCGTATTGGCCCCTTCACTGAGCTGATATTTGGCTTCTTGACGCCACGTACTCAAAAGCGCCGCAGCTTGGTTAAAGGCGGTAAAACTGAGATCTAAATCACCCGCTTGCAGTGCCACGCGTCCCTGCTCAAAATCGCCCAGCATGGGGCCCGCAGGTTGATCAGGCAGCAATGCATATGCCGCTTGCGGTGACTGATACAAAATGGCTTGGCGCGCCGGCTGCATCGCCTGACTATAGTGGCTAAACAGGTTATGCGCAGAAAGCCCTGCGCAACCTGTCAGAAAAGCCGCCAGCATCAACCATAGACAGCGACGACTTCTTTTAGCTTGCGCATTTCGGCGCAGGAAATTACTTCGCGCGAAGCGGACCAATGGGCTCACCACCAAGCAGGTGCATGTGAATGTGGAACACTTCTTGGCCACCGTGTTGATTACAGTTCATGATCAAACGATAACCATCTTCAGCGATCCCCTCTTCCGCCGCTAATTTACGCGCCACAGTAAAAAGACGACCCAACGCAAGCTCATGCGACTCCTCAACATCATTCACTGTGGGAATCAATACATTGGGAATAATCAGTAAATGCGTTGGCGCTTGCGGTGAAATATCACGAAAGGCGGTCACCAAATCATCTTGGTAACGAATATCTGCTGGAATTTCACCACGAATAATTTTGCTGAAAATAGTTTCTTCTGCCATACATTCCTCTGACACTAGTTGCTTAACTCCCCAAATGAATACAAATTCTCTTTGGCCTGTATTCATCATACTTTCTGATTATGAAACGTTTTTTTTCACAATCAAAACTAATTCTATTTTGCTATTGCGATCATAGAAACGAAGCTCGGCGCTGTGAATTTCTTTCGTTTGGCTTCGCATTACTTTTATGATGGAGGTCAGACCAAGACTGAATAAGTGTTAACTTGGTTCAAAAATTAAAGGAAACGATTCGGTAACGACGAAACAAAACTCAATCTCCTCAGTCGGTGACCGATAACAAGGATAAGAACAAGCGCTCGTGCTTCATCTGCTTGGAATAACACTATGAAAAAACAACGTCATGCGTCGATATTACACCGAATGTATGCCGGCTTTGCCTTGCTTGTACTGCTATTTGTCACCACTGTGTTTTTGATGTTGCGGGGAACCCAACAAATCCAAAGCAAATTGGATGATGTCAGTCAGCAAGCCTTGCCGCTGGTTACCCTATCGAACCAAGTCAGTGTGCGACTTCTCGCTGCAGACAAAGAGTTTAAAGACTACCTCACCAGTGTTGACACCAATCGCATGGATCAAGCATCGAAGCGATTTGCTAATCGCCATCAAAGCTTTACTGTGGCGATCAATGAACTGGCGAAGCAATCAAAGACGAATCCAACCTTAAGCGCACAAGTGCAGGTGATTCGCCAGCTAGAATCCAGCTATTTCGAGCAAGCCAAAGTGGCCATGGGCAACTATCGCACCATGCTTGCCGCTCAGGATCAAGGGCGCATCAGTAACCGTAAATTCCAGCGTCTTTATGCAGAACTTTACAATGGCATGCGTGAAGTGGTTGATAGCTATGATGACGTCGTGATTCAAAATATCTCTGCAAGCTATTTTGCCAAACTCAATGACACAGAAACCATCACCTCTGATGCATTGGCCAGCAGCGATATCGCGCTGGTGAAAAAAGCCTTTAACGGTAACCGCCGTGCAGTGACCCATTTGACCTATGCATTTCGCGGCATTGCCAATCGTGCGCCTGCGCTCAAAGAGCAATTTGACCCGATGATCGTCGCCTTTAGCCAAGCCATTGGTAAAAAAGGTGGGGTACTGGATCAACACTTGAATTACCTTGAGGCGCGTCGTGACCTTTACGCCAATATCGCCGTACTTGCTGGTGATGTGGAAAAAGTGATGAGCCTGCTCGACACCTTTAACCAAGAAGCCAATCAGATGATGGATAGCGCCGTCATCCAAGCAGACCAAGCCTATAGCAAGGCTGTGATGACTGCGATTTTCATCGGCCTTTTGGTCACGGGCTGCGCCGCAGCGATTGGTTACTACCTATCAATTTTGATTCGCACGCCACTCAAAGCCATTTTGAACTCGCTTGAACATATGGCAGATGGCGATATGACGCACCGCATTACCATTGAAAACAACAATGAGTTCGGGCGCATTAGCCGCCACATCAATGCGCTGGCTGAGCAGCTACAAAATGTACTGCGCGATCTGCTCCATGCCTCTGAGCGTTTGGCAAATGTGGCCACAGAAAACCAAGCAACGACAGAGAAAGCCAAGGGCCAGCTCAATGAGCAGCGCCAGCAAACCGCCGCAGTAGCGACGGCTATGACGCAAATGGAACAATCCGTTCAGATGGTTGCCGATGCTGCGCGTCAATCCATGACCAAGGTACAAGAGGTGGAATCTGCAACTGCTACGGGGCGTGAAGTGATGAGCAGTAATATCACCACCACCCACCAGCTTTCAGAGCGTTTGGACGAATCTGCGCATGTGGTCGCCAAAGTACAGGCCATGAGCACCAATATTGGCTCGATTCTGGATGTGATTCGCGGCATTGCTGACCAAACCAATTTGCTTGCTCTCAACGCAGCCATTGAAGCGGCGCGTGCTGGCGAGCAAGGTCGTGGCTTTGCTGTGGTCGCAGATGAAGTGCGCGTTTTAGCGCAAAAAACCACCGAGTCCACCAGCGAAATTGAGGGCATGATTGATAGCCTGCAAAACTCTTCTGAGCAAGCAGTTACGGTGATCCAAACCTGTTTGGCTGAGATGGAAAATAGTGTGATTCAAGCTTCTGAAGCCAATAGCGCCATGGAAGAGATTCAAGCGATTATTTTGCACATCAGCGAAATGAGCAGCAATATCGCGCACTCTGCTGATGAGCAGCGCCGAACCAGTGCCGAGATTGCCAGCAACCTCAATGAAATCTCGCTGATTGCCGACCAAAGCTTTGATGCCATGGAGCACGTCGCTAAAGCCAGTGATATGTTGGATCATCAAGCACAAGAGCAAAATGAGATCGTTCATCGCTTTACGGTGTAATACGTTCGACTTCAATTGAAGCCACATTCCTTAATGAAAAAGCGCTGAATTTCAGCGCTTTTTTTATCTTTCGAAACGATTTGAATTATGATCTTGCTATCCCTTTAAGCTACACTGCGCTCACGTCATCAAAAGGATTCAACGACATGACCACCCTGCTGATTAAAAACGCCTCCTTGGTCAATGAAGACCAAATTTTCCAATCTGATCTGCTCATTCGCGATGGAAAAATTGCGCAAATCGCCCCTTCAATCGAGACTGCTGCAGACCGCACCATTGATGCCACGGGCAAATATCTATTGCCGGGGATGATTGATGATCAAGTTCATTTTCGTGAGCCGGGTTTGACCGCCAAAGGCACTATTGCGTCTGAGTCAAAATCAGCGATTGCCGGTGGTATCACCAGTTATATGGAGATGCCAAACGTCAACCCACAAACCACCAATCTCGAAGCGCTCGAAGCAAAATACACGCGCGCAGCAGAGGTCAGTTACGCAAACTATGCCTTCTATCTGGGCGCCACCAACGACAACATTGACGAAATTCGCAAACTCGATAAAAACCAAGCCTGCGGCGTCAAAGTATTTATGGGCGCATCAACCGGGAATATGTTGGTCAATGACAAAGAGACTTTAGCGCGCATCTTTGCTGAATCTCCCGTGCTGATTGCCACGCATTGTGAAGACACCCCCATGATTGCTGAGCTTGAAGCGCAGTACAAAGCCAAGTATGGCGATGATGTGCCGATGCGTGAGCACGCCAATATTCGCTCCCGCGAAGCCTGTTATAAATCGTCATCGATGGCAGTTGAGCTCGCCAAAACCCATGGCACCAAGCTGCACGTTTTGCACCTCACCACCAAAGAAGAGATGGCACTATTTGAGCCGGCTCCCACACTTGCCGAACTAGCGAAAAAACAGATCACCGCAGAAGCCTGTGTACACCATCTGTTCTTTAATGCTGATGACTATGAAACGCTGGGCAGCCAAATCAAATGCAACCCATCAGTCAAAGAGAAAAGCGACCAGCAAGCCCTGCTACAAGCAGTGAAAGATGGCCTGATCGATATCATTGCCACCGATCACGCACCACATA encodes the following:
- the lpoB gene encoding penicillin-binding protein activator LpoB yields the protein MKKSLICLVAATTLLGGCSQQIQYGDAQSVETTTIAFGSTDLQKMAMEMTDSLLSSPAIGELTAGKRPIIFVESINNKTSEHIDTESVTDSISTRLLSSGKFRFVDMERVEAVRKQLDFQNNDQLVNKSTAIQFGRMVGAEYMLYGNLSSIVKENGDNQDVYYKLTMRLMDLETGIIEWADETEIRKTASRQIFGL
- a CDS encoding YcfL family protein, whose translation is MRYLVLIGALLLTGCMNTTTGVAMDSRAQSVLISNPQLAQTLHLDFAKKVRVNDLLQAQVTIVSDCADTQNLQYRFYWYDENNLEVLPGDSPWRHVVLYGQDTITIQGMAPRADATQYRIYIRPLEQ
- a CDS encoding COG3014 family protein yields the protein MLAAFLTGCAGLSAHNLFSHYSQAMQPARQAILYQSPQAAYALLPDQPAGPMLGDFEQGRVALQAGDLDLSFTAFNQAAALLSTWRQEAKYQLSEGANTLGSLLTNDNMRSYQPADYEQVMVHYYLMLHYLQARDLQGALVEVRRANLRQDYAKRMRAAELQAAQKEANQQGLSMNVGALLARYPDSQSLSAVQNGAVFYLSALLYQAAGQLDDAYIDLQRALAVAPNNKMLAAQAMVLAKRLHRQDDLRLLEQRYGQAPRWSSTQGQLVVLDEQGLVAAPHPWQLPLAIYDSQGYGAIYQLTLPYYPNAQGPLPQGEVLLNQHRLALSPLVSLSKMAVQQLSEAMPGIVLRQALRIYAKDQLRRVASDEGEEVGNLLANIFNVLTDQADTRSWQTLPDQIGMSVVALDPGMHTLAWQGYSISVEIKPGQRTLVWLSRQGQSLQYWQGQLGEF
- the hinT gene encoding purine nucleoside phosphoramidase → MAEETIFSKIIRGEIPADIRYQDDLVTAFRDISPQAPTHLLIIPNVLIPTVNDVEESHELALGRLFTVARKLAAEEGIAEDGYRLIMNCNQHGGQEVFHIHMHLLGGEPIGPLRAK
- a CDS encoding methyl-accepting chemotaxis protein; protein product: MKKQRHASILHRMYAGFALLVLLFVTTVFLMLRGTQQIQSKLDDVSQQALPLVTLSNQVSVRLLAADKEFKDYLTSVDTNRMDQASKRFANRHQSFTVAINELAKQSKTNPTLSAQVQVIRQLESSYFEQAKVAMGNYRTMLAAQDQGRISNRKFQRLYAELYNGMREVVDSYDDVVIQNISASYFAKLNDTETITSDALASSDIALVKKAFNGNRRAVTHLTYAFRGIANRAPALKEQFDPMIVAFSQAIGKKGGVLDQHLNYLEARRDLYANIAVLAGDVEKVMSLLDTFNQEANQMMDSAVIQADQAYSKAVMTAIFIGLLVTGCAAAIGYYLSILIRTPLKAILNSLEHMADGDMTHRITIENNNEFGRISRHINALAEQLQNVLRDLLHASERLANVATENQATTEKAKGQLNEQRQQTAAVATAMTQMEQSVQMVADAARQSMTKVQEVESATATGREVMSSNITTTHQLSERLDESAHVVAKVQAMSTNIGSILDVIRGIADQTNLLALNAAIEAARAGEQGRGFAVVADEVRVLAQKTTESTSEIEGMIDSLQNSSEQAVTVIQTCLAEMENSVIQASEANSAMEEIQAIILHISEMSSNIAHSADEQRRTSAEIASNLNEISLIADQSFDAMEHVAKASDMLDHQAQEQNEIVHRFTV
- a CDS encoding dihydroorotase; amino-acid sequence: MTTLLIKNASLVNEDQIFQSDLLIRDGKIAQIAPSIETAADRTIDATGKYLLPGMIDDQVHFREPGLTAKGTIASESKSAIAGGITSYMEMPNVNPQTTNLEALEAKYTRAAEVSYANYAFYLGATNDNIDEIRKLDKNQACGVKVFMGASTGNMLVNDKETLARIFAESPVLIATHCEDTPMIAELEAQYKAKYGDDVPMREHANIRSREACYKSSSMAVELAKTHGTKLHVLHLTTKEEMALFEPAPTLAELAKKQITAEACVHHLFFNADDYETLGSQIKCNPSVKEKSDQQALLQAVKDGLIDIIATDHAPHTWQEKQNSYFSAPSGVPLVQHALLSCLEFYHQGIFSLELVVQKTSHAPALRYELDRRGFIREGYWADLVLVDLAKPYTVTPDNTFYQCAWTPFEGYQFGSTVEMTILNGEVAFENGQHSEQRFAKRLDFDRQ